From Candidatus Firestonebacteria bacterium RIFOXYD2_FULL_39_29, a single genomic window includes:
- a CDS encoding crossover junction endodeoxyribonuclease RuvC, producing MKILGIDPGIATTGYGLIENKGSNLCLVDYGCILTTPKMPVPERLNKLFNELSKLIKKQKPDEVAIEELFFAKNVKTAMSVSQARGVIVLSCIRSGMKAVNEYTPLEVKMALVGYGRAEKQQVQKMVTTLLNLKEMPKPDDAADALAIAVCHFNSRISNLYKQ from the coding sequence ATGAAGATACTTGGGATTGACCCGGGGATTGCAACTACAGGTTACGGTCTGATTGAAAATAAAGGAAGCAATCTTTGTCTGGTTGATTATGGTTGTATCCTTACAACTCCAAAAATGCCGGTCCCGGAACGCTTAAACAAGCTGTTTAATGAGCTTTCTAAACTAATTAAGAAGCAAAAGCCTGATGAAGTAGCTATCGAAGAGCTGTTCTTTGCGAAGAATGTCAAAACGGCAATGAGTGTCAGCCAGGCAAGAGGTGTTATTGTTCTTTCCTGCATTAGATCCGGAATGAAAGCCGTAAATGAATATACACCTTTAGAAGTCAAGATGGCCCTTGTAGGCTACGGTAGAGCGGAAAAACAGCAGGTCCAGAAGATGGTTACAACCTTACTTAATCTTAAAGAAATGCCCAAACCGGACGATGCGGCCGATGCGCTGGCTATCGCAGTTTGTCACTTTAATTCCAGAATATCCAACTTGTATAAACAATGA
- a CDS encoding transcriptional regulator, translated as MSGHSKWATIKRKKGDLDAKRGKTFTKIIRELIIAAKKGGGSVDSNAYLRTIVLKAKAVNMPNDNIKRAIQRGTGELEGATYEETTYEGYGPAGVAVLVSASTDNKNRTSADIRTIFSKSGGNLGESGCVAWMFDKKGLIVVPKANATEDSLMELVLDLGADDMQVMDNEYDVLTTPENFEKVKAGIDTKKIVYDSAEVTMVPKNYIKLAGGQAKSMLTLLENLEDNDDVGNVYANFDISDEEMSKLQ; from the coding sequence ATGTCGGGACATTCAAAATGGGCTACAATAAAAAGGAAAAAGGGCGATTTAGATGCTAAACGTGGTAAGACTTTCACTAAAATTATAAGAGAGTTGATCATTGCGGCTAAGAAGGGCGGCGGCAGTGTTGATTCAAACGCTTATTTAAGGACAATTGTTCTGAAGGCAAAGGCTGTTAATATGCCTAATGACAACATTAAAAGGGCTATTCAGCGAGGTACAGGTGAGTTAGAGGGTGCCACATACGAAGAAACGACGTATGAAGGGTATGGACCGGCTGGTGTTGCGGTGCTTGTTTCTGCTTCTACGGATAATAAAAACAGAACTTCTGCTGATATTAGAACTATCTTCTCAAAATCCGGCGGAAACCTGGGGGAAAGCGGCTGCGTTGCCTGGATGTTTGATAAAAAGGGTCTGATTGTTGTACCAAAAGCAAATGCTACTGAAGATTCATTGATGGAGCTTGTTTTAGACCTCGGTGCGGACGATATGCAGGTAATGGACAACGAATATGACGTACTTACTACTCCTGAAAACTTCGAAAAAGTCAAAGCAGGCATAGATACTAAGAAAATTGTGTATGATTCTGCGGAAGTAACGATGGTTCCTAAAAATTACATCAAACTCGCAGGTGGTCAGGCAAAATCTATGCTTACCTTACTGGAAAACCTTGAAGACAATGACGACGTCGGTAATGTATATGCTAACTTTGACATTTCCGATGAGGAAATGAGTAAACTTCAGTAA